Proteins encoded in a region of the Perca fluviatilis chromosome 8, GENO_Pfluv_1.0, whole genome shotgun sequence genome:
- the LOC120564782 gene encoding spexin prohormone 2-like isoform X1 — translation MICVVCMLLFQKIKATAVWTCTLVFSLFLESCHAHKLNVHWGPQSMMYLKGKHGRRFVSEENAGVLKRGLQGWYAVLTGIRRLQSRGFSEPGHMVRSEKVLVHYVQQDR, via the exons ATGATTTGTGTTGTTTGCATGTTGTTGTTCCAGAAGATAAAAGCCACAGCTGTCTGGACGTGTACGTTAGTCTTCTCCCTGTTCCTAGAGTCCTGTCATGCGCACAAG CTCAACGTCCACTGGGGGCCGCAGTCCATGATGTACTTGAAGGGCAAAC ACGGCCGGAGGTTTGTGTCCGAGGAGAACGCCGGTGTTTTGAAGCGAGGTCTGCAGGGCTGGTACGCCGTGCTCACAG gtatccGGAGGCTGCAGTCCCGGGGCTTCAGTGAGCCCGGTCACATGGTGCGCTCAGAGAAAGTCCTGGTCCACTACGTCCAGCAGGACAGATAA
- the LOC120564782 gene encoding spexin prohormone 2-like isoform X2, whose translation MKIKATAVWTCTLVFSLFLESCHAHKLNVHWGPQSMMYLKGKHGRRFVSEENAGVLKRGLQGWYAVLTGIRRLQSRGFSEPGHMVRSEKVLVHYVQQDR comes from the exons ATG AAGATAAAAGCCACAGCTGTCTGGACGTGTACGTTAGTCTTCTCCCTGTTCCTAGAGTCCTGTCATGCGCACAAG CTCAACGTCCACTGGGGGCCGCAGTCCATGATGTACTTGAAGGGCAAAC ACGGCCGGAGGTTTGTGTCCGAGGAGAACGCCGGTGTTTTGAAGCGAGGTCTGCAGGGCTGGTACGCCGTGCTCACAG gtatccGGAGGCTGCAGTCCCGGGGCTTCAGTGAGCCCGGTCACATGGTGCGCTCAGAGAAAGTCCTGGTCCACTACGTCCAGCAGGACAGATAA
- the LOC120564782 gene encoding uncharacterized protein LOC120564782 isoform X3 → MICVVCMLLFQKIKATAVWTCTLVFSLFLESCHAHKLNVHWGPQSMMYLKGKRIRRLQSRGFSEPGHMVRSEKVLVHYVQQDR, encoded by the exons ATGATTTGTGTTGTTTGCATGTTGTTGTTCCAGAAGATAAAAGCCACAGCTGTCTGGACGTGTACGTTAGTCTTCTCCCTGTTCCTAGAGTCCTGTCATGCGCACAAG CTCAACGTCCACTGGGGGCCGCAGTCCATGATGTACTTGAAGGGCAAAC gtatccGGAGGCTGCAGTCCCGGGGCTTCAGTGAGCCCGGTCACATGGTGCGCTCAGAGAAAGTCCTGGTCCACTACGTCCAGCAGGACAGATAA